The following are from one region of the Anaeropeptidivorans aminofermentans genome:
- a CDS encoding AEC family transporter: protein MFFPVLNSIGILCIFMAIGYICYKKGIIYGDGISVLSGLLVNVTFPLMILVSMQREFELELFKNGILLLFITFGIHIFGIISGVLLGKLFNVPLDQKGIWIFMMVFPNTAYMGIPVIGAMYGEEAVFYIAMCTVVFNILSFSLGVRILTSNDTTREKPKWSKLFLSPPIIATVLGFMMFCFSIKLPDTILKAFTSMGNLTTPVSMLVIGAFLAQNDLKESLTSWKAYVVSAARLILMPLCIYAVFSPFIKNEIMLGTLFMITGMPAATILAILSERHGQNSVEASRLVFLSTVLSVITLPVLTLLL, encoded by the coding sequence ATGTTTTTTCCGGTTTTAAACAGTATCGGTATTTTATGTATTTTTATGGCCATAGGATATATTTGCTATAAAAAAGGGATTATATATGGAGATGGAATTTCTGTTTTATCAGGATTATTGGTGAATGTAACATTCCCGTTAATGATACTTGTATCTATGCAGAGAGAATTCGAACTAGAGCTTTTTAAAAATGGGATACTGTTACTTTTTATTACCTTCGGTATTCATATATTTGGGATTATTTCAGGGGTACTATTGGGAAAGCTCTTTAATGTGCCTCTTGACCAGAAGGGTATCTGGATATTTATGATGGTATTTCCCAATACAGCATATATGGGCATACCTGTAATAGGGGCAATGTACGGTGAAGAGGCAGTTTTTTATATTGCCATGTGTACTGTTGTTTTTAATATACTTTCTTTCAGCTTAGGGGTAAGGATACTTACTTCAAACGATACAACACGGGAAAAGCCCAAATGGAGCAAATTATTTTTGAGCCCTCCAATAATTGCCACAGTTTTAGGTTTTATGATGTTTTGTTTTTCCATTAAGCTTCCCGATACTATATTAAAAGCTTTTACCTCCATGGGTAATCTTACAACCCCTGTTTCCATGCTTGTAATAGGTGCCTTTCTTGCTCAAAATGATTTAAAAGAATCTTTGACAAGCTGGAAGGCCTATGTTGTTTCAGCTGCAAGGCTCATATTAATGCCTTTATGCATATATGCTGTTTTTTCTCCTTTTATAAAGAATGAGATTATGCTGGGAACACTTTTTATGATTACGGGAATGCCGGCAGCGACAATTCTTGCTATTTTATCGGAACGCCATGGACAAAACAGCGTTGAAGCCTCCAGGCTTGTATTTTTAAGTACGGTTTTAAGCGTTATTACACTGCCTGTATTAACTTTATTATTATAA
- a CDS encoding TolC family protein yields the protein MKIMRQLFLLALIAAMLSSNCLVFAESASPLETLTIKDAAKKAIENDTNIKNAEESLELYDDKMKKATDTYLSATTTDAILNASINMMNLDLSRALSIKNIDSQKENVEYNIQKYFNTIINAEKSAELYEESLAIQKKKLDISKVKLELGKISQNDYDKEAAAYEQSLMSKEAYLSTINKAYRDLNSYMGKPLDTTYELVLELEYEVVPEVNLTAYTDTFVNKSLSVQQAKDSMTVAEYQLDNYTEPYNTVTGLVSESYGEYEQLLSSFNQASRSYSDTVEKVKKSVIDSYNSLRESEVTIKSKEMELEEAYKQLEILKTKLELGKITQIEYDEQAYDIKNKEENLRKEKNNYALSAIAFLSPNLLVS from the coding sequence CAAGCCCGCTCGAAACCCTTACGATAAAGGATGCGGCAAAAAAAGCCATAGAAAATGATACAAATATAAAAAACGCTGAGGAAAGCCTTGAGCTCTACGATGACAAAATGAAAAAAGCTACAGATACTTATCTTTCGGCGACAACTACAGACGCAATACTGAATGCAAGCATAAATATGATGAACCTGGACTTAAGCCGTGCTTTAAGCATTAAAAATATTGATTCCCAAAAGGAAAATGTCGAATATAACATACAAAAATATTTCAATACAATTATCAATGCGGAAAAAAGCGCTGAACTTTACGAAGAATCCCTTGCAATACAGAAAAAGAAGCTTGATATTTCCAAAGTAAAGCTTGAGCTTGGCAAAATAAGCCAAAATGATTATGACAAGGAAGCGGCCGCTTACGAACAGAGCCTCATGTCAAAGGAAGCTTATTTAAGCACCATAAACAAGGCCTACAGAGACCTTAACAGCTATATGGGAAAGCCCCTTGATACTACATATGAGCTTGTTTTAGAACTTGAATATGAAGTCGTACCCGAAGTAAACCTTACGGCCTATACTGATACTTTTGTAAATAAAAGCTTATCCGTCCAGCAGGCAAAAGACAGTATGACTGTGGCTGAATATCAGCTTGATAATTATACGGAGCCTTACAATACGGTAACAGGGCTTGTCAGCGAATCTTACGGTGAATATGAGCAGCTTCTTTCAAGCTTTAATCAGGCCTCCAGAAGTTATTCCGATACAGTGGAAAAAGTAAAAAAGAGCGTTATTGATTCTTATAACAGTTTGAGAGAATCCGAAGTTACTATAAAATCAAAGGAAATGGAGCTTGAAGAAGCATATAAACAGCTGGAAATATTAAAAACAAAGCTTGAGCTTGGCAAAATAACCCAGATTGAATATGACGAGCAGGCTTATGATATAAAAAATAAAGAAGAAAATTTAAGAAAAGAGAAAAATAATTATGCTCTTTCGGCAATCGCATTCCTAAGCCCTAACCTCCTTGTTTCTTAA
- the tnpA gene encoding IS200/IS605 family transposase: MDKNSLSHTTWECKYHLVFAPKYRRQIIYGRLKADIGKILRELCERKGIEIIEAECCSDHIHMLVRIPPKYSVSEIMGYLKGKSSLIIFDRHANLKYKYGNRHFWCRGYYVDTVGKNAKKIEEYIRNQIQEDKVADQISLLEYIDPFTGEPVKGNKK, translated from the coding sequence ATGGACAAAAATAGTTTATCACATACAACCTGGGAATGTAAATATCATCTGGTATTTGCTCCAAAGTATCGAAGACAAATAATTTATGGAAGATTAAAGGCGGATATAGGAAAGATACTTAGAGAATTATGTGAAAGAAAAGGTATAGAAATAATAGAAGCAGAATGTTGTAGTGACCATATACACATGTTAGTCAGAATACCACCTAAATATAGTGTATCAGAGATAATGGGATATTTGAAAGGAAAGAGTTCTTTAATAATATTCGATAGACATGCAAATTTAAAATATAAATATGGGAATAGACATTTCTGGTGTAGAGGATATTATGTTGATACAGTAGGTAAAAATGCGAAAAAAATAGAAGAATACATTAGAAATCAAATACAAGAAGATAAAGTAGCAGATCAAATTTCATTGTTAGAATATATTGACCCGTTTACGGGGGAGCCAGTGAAAGGAAATAAAAAATAA
- the rny gene encoding ribonuclease Y, whose amino-acid sequence MFENGIVGSLIMIAVGIVVGFFAGFLYRKKIGESKIGSAELEAGRIIERATADSEAKKKELLLEAKEESIRTKNEYEKEFKERRNELQRSEKRLIQKEESLDKKMDSLERKEEQLQRKVDAVEKQKEELAQKIAEQKDILEQLSGLTREQAKDHLLESVKDEIKVETALLIKDMEAKAKLEADKKAIDILSGAIQRCAVDHVTESTVSVVSLPNDEMKGRIIGREGRNIRTLESLTGIDLIIDDTPEAVILSGFDAMRREVARIALEKLIVDGRIHPARIEEMVEKARKEVEVMIREDGEAATFETGVHGLHPELIRLLGKMKFRTSYGQNVLKHSIEVAHLSGLIAGELGADITLAKRAGLLHDIGKSVDHDIEGTHVSIGTALCKKYRESDIIINAVEAHHGDVEPTNIISVIVQVADAISAARPGARRETLESYIKRLHKLEDIADKYKGVEKSFAIQAGRELRVVIIPEEVDDASLTILAREISKNIEEELEYPGQIKVNLIRETRAIEYAK is encoded by the coding sequence ATGTTTGAAAATGGCATAGTAGGTAGCCTTATTATGATTGCTGTCGGCATTGTTGTCGGTTTTTTTGCAGGTTTTCTTTACAGGAAGAAAATTGGTGAAAGCAAGATAGGATCCGCTGAATTAGAAGCGGGGCGCATAATAGAAAGAGCTACGGCCGATTCCGAAGCTAAAAAGAAGGAATTGCTTCTTGAGGCCAAAGAAGAAAGCATACGTACAAAAAACGAATATGAAAAAGAATTTAAAGAACGAAGAAACGAACTGCAGCGAAGCGAAAAGCGTTTAATCCAAAAAGAAGAAAGTTTGGATAAAAAAATGGATTCTCTTGAGAGAAAAGAGGAACAGCTTCAAAGAAAAGTAGATGCAGTTGAAAAGCAGAAAGAAGAGCTTGCGCAGAAAATTGCGGAACAGAAGGATATACTTGAACAATTGTCTGGTTTAACCAGAGAGCAGGCCAAGGATCACCTTCTTGAATCTGTTAAAGACGAAATCAAGGTTGAAACTGCTTTGCTTATAAAAGATATGGAAGCAAAAGCCAAGCTTGAAGCCGATAAAAAAGCTATAGATATTTTAAGCGGGGCTATCCAAAGATGTGCGGTAGACCATGTTACAGAAAGCACTGTTTCGGTAGTTTCTCTTCCCAATGACGAAATGAAGGGAAGAATCATCGGTAGAGAAGGCAGAAATATTAGAACGCTTGAATCTTTAACGGGCATTGATTTAATAATTGATGACACGCCTGAGGCTGTTATTTTATCAGGGTTTGACGCCATGAGAAGGGAAGTAGCAAGAATCGCCCTTGAAAAGCTTATAGTAGACGGTCGAATTCACCCTGCAAGAATTGAAGAAATGGTTGAAAAAGCCAGAAAAGAAGTTGAAGTCATGATTCGTGAAGACGGAGAGGCGGCAACCTTTGAAACAGGTGTGCATGGTCTTCACCCTGAACTTATAAGACTTCTTGGTAAAATGAAATTTAGGACAAGTTATGGACAAAATGTGCTAAAACACTCCATTGAAGTAGCACACTTAAGCGGACTGATTGCCGGAGAGCTGGGGGCTGATATTACCTTGGCAAAGAGGGCAGGTCTGCTGCATGATATCGGAAAATCCGTGGACCACGATATAGAAGGCACTCACGTGTCGATCGGTACTGCATTATGCAAGAAATATCGTGAGTCTGATATAATTATAAATGCTGTTGAGGCGCATCACGGTGATGTAGAGCCTACTAACATAATCTCTGTAATCGTTCAGGTAGCGGACGCTATCTCCGCTGCAAGACCTGGAGCAAGGAGAGAAACTCTTGAAAGCTACATTAAGCGTTTACACAAGCTTGAAGACATAGCCGACAAATACAAAGGCGTTGAAAAATCCTTTGCTATACAAGCCGGAAGAGAGCTTAGGGTTGTTATTATACCTGAAGAGGTAGACGATGCTTCTCTTACTATATTAGCCAGAGAAATTTCAAAGAATATAGAAGAAGAGCTTGAATACCCCGGTCAGATTAAGGTTAATCTTATCCGTGAAACAAGAGCTATTGAATATGCAAAATAA
- the msrB gene encoding peptide-methionine (R)-S-oxide reductase MsrB produces MAVIYLAGGCFWGMEKYIQLIKGVEKTEVGYANGNTENPTYEEVCRNNTGHAETVKIEYNKEILPLEFLLDMFFDAIDPTSVNKQGGDIGTQYRSGIYYTEPSDLQIIENKIKEVQKKYTKPIATEVAPLSNFYSAEEYHQDYLLKNPGGYCHIGNDLFEKAAKAEALKSKYAPKDKEALKKELTELQYNVTQNSSTEPPFNNEYWNLYKKGIYVDITTGEPLFVSSDKFDSGCGWPSFSRPISDDLIYEKTDHTLGMVRTEVRSQTGNAHLGHVFNDGPKELGGLRYCINSASLRFIPEEDMEKEGYGHLLHIVK; encoded by the coding sequence ATGGCAGTAATTTACCTTGCAGGCGGCTGTTTTTGGGGTATGGAAAAATATATACAATTAATTAAAGGCGTGGAGAAAACTGAAGTTGGATACGCTAATGGAAATACAGAAAACCCTACTTATGAAGAGGTTTGCAGAAATAATACAGGGCATGCGGAAACGGTTAAAATAGAATATAATAAGGAAATACTCCCTCTGGAGTTTCTGTTGGATATGTTTTTCGATGCCATAGACCCTACTTCCGTAAACAAGCAAGGGGGCGATATCGGTACACAATATAGAAGCGGCATATATTACACCGAACCCTCGGATTTACAAATAATCGAAAATAAAATTAAAGAGGTGCAAAAAAAATACACAAAGCCTATTGCAACAGAAGTCGCCCCTCTTTCAAATTTCTATTCAGCGGAAGAATACCATCAGGATTATCTCCTAAAAAATCCCGGAGGATACTGTCATATAGGCAATGACTTATTTGAAAAAGCCGCTAAAGCAGAAGCTCTCAAAAGCAAATATGCTCCTAAAGATAAAGAAGCACTGAAGAAGGAGCTTACAGAGCTTCAATATAATGTTACGCAAAATAGTTCAACAGAACCGCCTTTTAATAATGAATACTGGAACCTTTATAAAAAAGGCATCTATGTTGATATTACCACGGGAGAGCCTTTATTCGTTTCAAGCGATAAATTTGATTCCGGCTGCGGCTGGCCAAGCTTTTCAAGACCCATATCCGATGACCTTATTTATGAAAAGACTGACCATACTTTAGGAATGGTGAGAACCGAGGTTAGAAGCCAAACGGGAAACGCTCACTTAGGCCATGTTTTCAATGACGGTCCTAAAGAGCTCGGCGGCCTTCGCTATTGCATAAACAGCGCTTCTCTTCGATTTATTCCCGAAGAAGATATGGAAAAAGAGGGATACGGCCATCTGCTTCATATTGTTAAATAA